One Prevotella intermedia ATCC 25611 = DSM 20706 DNA window includes the following coding sequences:
- a CDS encoding type I restriction-modification system subunit M produces MSEELQQKLRDQLWEVANKLRGNMSASDFMYFTLGFIFYKYLSEKIEKHANDALVDDEVTFKELWAMEKDADIEELQESVKTECIENIGYFIEPSFLFSSVIESIKKKKNILPILERSLKRIEDSTLGQDSEEDFGGLFSDIDLASPKLGKTADDKNTLVSNVLLALDDIDFGVEASQEIDILGDAYEYMISQFAAGAGKKAGEFYTPQEVSRILAEIVTLGHARLRNVYDPTCGSGSLLLRAASIGHANEIFGQEKNPTTYNLARMNMLLHGIKFSNFRIENGDTLEADAFGDSQFDAVVANPPFSAEWSAADKFNNDDRFSKAGRLAPRKTADYAFILHMLYHLNEGGTMACVAPHGVLFRGNAEGVIRRFLIEKKNYVDAIIGLPANIFYGTSIPTCILVFKKCRKEDDSILFIDASKDFEKIKTQNKLRPQHIQKIVDTYRDRKEIEKYSHLATLEEIAENNYNLNIPRYVDTFEEEEPIDIHAVMKEIKDLEAKRADLDKEIEGYLKELGIM; encoded by the coding sequence ATGAGCGAAGAATTACAACAGAAACTCCGTGACCAACTTTGGGAAGTTGCTAACAAACTGCGTGGCAATATGTCGGCAAGTGACTTCATGTATTTCACCCTTGGCTTTATCTTCTACAAGTATTTGTCGGAGAAGATAGAGAAACACGCCAATGATGCATTGGTGGATGATGAGGTCACGTTCAAGGAATTATGGGCAATGGAGAAAGATGCTGATATAGAAGAGCTACAGGAGAGCGTAAAGACCGAATGTATCGAAAACATTGGCTATTTCATAGAACCCAGCTTCTTATTCTCATCCGTTATTGAGAGTATTAAAAAGAAAAAAAATATTCTGCCGATACTTGAGCGTTCATTGAAGCGTATAGAGGACAGCACGCTTGGACAGGATAGCGAAGAGGATTTTGGTGGACTCTTTTCTGACATAGACCTTGCTTCACCTAAGTTGGGCAAAACAGCCGATGACAAGAATACATTGGTAAGCAACGTTCTTCTTGCTCTTGATGATATTGACTTTGGTGTGGAGGCTTCACAAGAGATTGATATTCTTGGCGATGCCTATGAGTATATGATCAGCCAGTTTGCCGCCGGTGCAGGAAAGAAAGCCGGTGAGTTTTACACTCCGCAGGAAGTTAGCCGTATCTTGGCTGAAATTGTAACCCTCGGCCATGCACGCCTTCGCAATGTTTATGATCCAACCTGCGGTAGCGGCTCTTTACTGCTCCGTGCAGCAAGTATAGGACATGCTAATGAGATATTCGGACAGGAGAAGAATCCCACGACCTACAATCTTGCCCGCATGAATATGCTCCTTCATGGCATCAAATTCAGCAACTTCCGTATTGAGAATGGCGACACACTCGAAGCTGATGCTTTTGGTGACTCTCAGTTTGATGCCGTTGTTGCCAACCCTCCGTTCTCTGCAGAGTGGAGTGCTGCTGATAAGTTCAACAATGATGACCGTTTCAGCAAGGCAGGACGGCTTGCTCCACGCAAGACAGCTGATTATGCGTTCATACTCCACATGCTTTATCACTTAAACGAGGGTGGAACTATGGCTTGCGTTGCTCCTCATGGTGTTCTCTTCCGTGGAAATGCTGAGGGTGTAATCCGCCGCTTCCTCATTGAGAAGAAAAACTATGTGGATGCTATCATCGGCCTGCCTGCCAACATCTTCTATGGCACAAGCATCCCTACCTGTATTCTGGTATTTAAGAAATGCCGTAAGGAAGACGACAGTATTCTCTTCATTGATGCCAGCAAGGATTTTGAGAAGATAAAGACACAGAACAAGCTGCGCCCACAGCATATACAGAAGATTGTTGACACCTACCGTGATCGCAAGGAGATTGAGAAATACAGCCACCTTGCCACTTTGGAGGAGATAGCCGAAAACAACTACAACCTCAACATTCCTCGTTATGTTGATACTTTCGAGGAGGAAGAACCTATTGACATCCATGCCGTAATGAAGGAAATCAAGGATCTGGAAGCCAAGCGTGCCGACCTTGACAAAGAAATTGAAGGTTATTTGAAAGAATTGGGAATAATGTAA
- a CDS encoding type I restriction endonuclease subunit R, with protein sequence MPVQSEAALEDGLIATLQQMNYEYVQIEEEKNLRTNFKSQLEKHNRKRLEETGRTEFTEAEFEKILIYLEGGTRFEKAKKLRDLFPLELDGGERLWVEFLNRSHWCQNEFQVSHQITVEGRKKCRYDVTILINGLPLVQIELKRRGVELKQAYNQIQRYHKTSFHGLFDYIQLFVISNGVNTRYFANNPNSGYKFTFNWTDAANLPFNELEKFATNFFDKCTLGKIIGKYIVLHEGDKCLMVLRPYQFYAVEKILDRVKNSNSNGYIWHTTGAGKTLTSFKAAQLVAESDDVDKVMFVVDRHDLDTQTQSEYEAFEPGAVDSTDNTDELVKRLHGNSKIIITTIQKLNAAVSKQWYSNRIEEIRHSRIVMIFDECHRSHFGDCHKNIVRFFDNTQIFGFTGTPIFVENAVDGHTTKEIFGNCLHKYLIKDAIADENVLGFLVEYYHGNADVDNADQNRMTEIAKFILNNFNKSTFDGEFDALFAVQSVPTLIRYYKIFKSLDPKIRIGAVFTYASNSSQDDALTGMNTGSYVSESTGEADELQAIMDDYNDMFGTSFTTENFRAYYDDINLRMKKKKADMKSLDLCLVVGMFLTGFDSKKLNTLYVDKNMDYHGLLQAFSRTNRVLNEKKRFGKIVCFRDLKSNVDASIKLFSNSNNLEDIVRPPFNEVKKNYQELTTNFLEQYPTPSSIDLLQSEKDKKLFILAFRDVIKKHAEIQVYDEFEEDAADLGMTEQQFMDFRSKYLDIYDTFAGGSSPSEENQMPDEDAEPTETSTESGIDDIDFCLELLHSDIINVTYILELIADLNPYSVDYKEKRTYIIDTMIKDAELRNKAKLIDGFIQQNVDDDRDNFMARKQQSDGTSDLEERLNNYITTERNNAVDKLAKEEGLDVTVLNHYLSEYDYLQKEQPEIIQEALKDKHLGLIKRRKVLTRILDKLRSIIRTFSWE encoded by the coding sequence ATGCCAGTACAAAGTGAAGCTGCTCTAGAGGACGGACTTATTGCTACTCTTCAGCAAATGAACTATGAATATGTACAGATTGAAGAAGAGAAAAATCTCCGGACAAATTTCAAAAGTCAACTTGAGAAACATAACAGGAAGAGACTGGAAGAAACCGGACGCACCGAGTTTACCGAAGCCGAATTTGAGAAAATCCTGATTTATCTTGAGGGTGGCACACGTTTTGAAAAGGCAAAGAAACTTCGTGACCTCTTTCCGCTTGAACTGGATGGCGGAGAACGCCTGTGGGTGGAATTCCTGAACCGCAGCCACTGGTGTCAGAACGAGTTTCAGGTTTCCCATCAGATTACAGTTGAAGGGAGAAAGAAGTGTCGTTATGACGTGACGATACTGATAAACGGTTTACCTTTGGTTCAGATAGAGCTGAAGCGTAGGGGGGTAGAGTTGAAACAGGCATACAACCAGATACAACGTTACCACAAGACTTCTTTCCACGGTCTGTTTGATTACATCCAGTTGTTCGTCATATCCAATGGCGTTAATACTCGCTATTTTGCTAACAACCCGAATAGTGGCTACAAATTCACGTTCAATTGGACAGACGCGGCTAATCTCCCTTTCAATGAACTGGAAAAGTTTGCCACCAACTTCTTTGATAAATGCACGTTAGGCAAGATAATAGGCAAGTATATCGTACTGCACGAAGGAGATAAATGCCTGATGGTGTTGCGTCCTTACCAGTTTTATGCCGTTGAGAAGATACTTGACCGTGTGAAGAACTCCAATAGCAATGGCTATATATGGCATACAACTGGTGCCGGAAAAACGCTTACTTCATTTAAGGCTGCCCAGCTTGTAGCCGAATCGGACGATGTGGATAAAGTCATGTTTGTGGTTGACAGGCACGACCTTGATACACAGACGCAATCCGAATATGAGGCATTTGAGCCGGGTGCTGTTGACAGTACCGATAACACAGATGAACTTGTGAAGCGTCTCCATGGAAATTCTAAAATTATCATCACCACCATCCAGAAGCTCAATGCTGCTGTCAGTAAGCAGTGGTATAGCAATCGGATTGAAGAAATCCGTCATTCTCGTATTGTGATGATTTTTGATGAGTGTCATCGCAGTCATTTCGGAGATTGCCATAAGAATATTGTCAGGTTTTTCGACAATACACAAATCTTCGGATTTACAGGTACACCAATCTTTGTTGAGAATGCTGTGGATGGGCACACCACAAAGGAAATCTTCGGCAACTGCCTTCATAAGTATCTGATAAAGGATGCTATTGCTGATGAAAATGTACTTGGTTTCCTCGTAGAATATTATCATGGCAATGCAGATGTAGATAACGCCGACCAAAATCGTATGACGGAAATTGCCAAGTTCATCCTTAATAATTTCAATAAGTCAACATTTGACGGTGAGTTTGATGCTTTGTTTGCCGTGCAGTCTGTGCCAACGCTTATTCGATATTATAAAATATTCAAGAGCCTTGATCCCAAAATTAGAATCGGAGCCGTGTTTACATACGCATCCAACAGCAGTCAGGACGACGCTCTTACAGGTATGAACACTGGTAGCTATGTGAGTGAAAGCACGGGCGAAGCAGATGAGCTACAGGCTATTATGGATGATTACAATGATATGTTCGGTACAAGTTTTACAACAGAGAATTTCCGAGCATATTATGATGACATCAATCTTCGTATGAAGAAAAAGAAAGCAGACATGAAGTCGCTTGACCTTTGTCTGGTAGTCGGTATGTTCCTAACGGGCTTTGACAGCAAGAAACTCAACACACTCTATGTGGACAAGAACATGGATTATCATGGATTGTTACAAGCATTCAGCCGTACAAACCGTGTATTGAATGAAAAGAAACGCTTTGGAAAGATTGTTTGCTTCCGTGATTTGAAAAGCAATGTGGATGCTTCTATCAAGCTTTTCAGCAACAGCAATAACCTTGAAGATATTGTCCGTCCGCCTTTTAATGAAGTCAAGAAGAATTATCAGGAACTTACGACAAACTTCTTAGAACAATACCCAACTCCCAGTAGCATAGATTTGCTGCAGAGCGAGAAAGATAAAAAGCTGTTTATCCTTGCATTCCGTGATGTCATTAAGAAACATGCAGAGATTCAGGTTTACGATGAATTTGAAGAAGATGCTGCAGATCTTGGTATGACAGAGCAGCAGTTTATGGACTTCCGAAGCAAATACCTTGATATTTACGATACATTTGCTGGGGGTAGCAGTCCTTCAGAAGAGAATCAGATGCCCGACGAAGATGCAGAGCCCACGGAAACTTCAACAGAGTCAGGTATTGATGATATTGATTTCTGTCTGGAATTGTTGCATAGTGATATTATCAATGTAACTTACATACTTGAACTGATTGCTGATCTCAATCCTTATAGCGTGGATTATAAGGAAAAACGTACATATATTATTGATACGATGATTAAAGATGCCGAGTTACGCAACAAGGCAAAACTGATTGATGGCTTTATACAGCAGAATGTGGATGATGACCGAGACAACTTTATGGCACGCAAACAACAGTCTGATGGTACAAGCGACCTTGAAGAACGATTGAACAACTATATCACGACTGAGCGGAACAATGCTGTAGATAAACTTGCAAAAGAAGAGGGCTTGGATGTAACGGTTCTCAATCATTACCTGTCTGAATATGATTACTTGCAAAAAGAACAACCAGAAATCATACAAGAGGCATTGAAAGATAAACACTTGGGACTGATAAAAAGACGCAAGGTATTAACAAGAATACTCGATAAATTGCGTTCTATTATAAGAACATTTAGTTGGGAATAG
- a CDS encoding helix-turn-helix domain-containing protein, whose amino-acid sequence MINQQKKAINRIKAVLAEKQLSGKWLANEIGRTENTVSRWCSNKVQPSLENLLEIAKVLKVDVRELLRSTKE is encoded by the coding sequence ATGATAAATCAACAGAAAAAGGCGATAAATAGGATTAAAGCTGTTTTAGCAGAAAAACAATTGTCTGGCAAATGGCTGGCGAATGAAATAGGTCGTACAGAGAATACCGTTTCTCGGTGGTGTTCCAATAAAGTGCAGCCGTCCCTTGAGAACCTTCTTGAAATCGCCAAGGTGCTAAAGGTTGATGTGAGAGAATTACTTAGGTCAACCAAAGAATAA
- a CDS encoding M6 family metalloprotease domain-containing protein, translated as MKKILFSMLLSVTFTLPTLAIRPLQKVWTVKQSDSTSIKILVHGEGGRTVFFTSLDGKIIVKGADNNFYHAIIRDGELHPSTYLAHEAGDRTAEEKAFLAETRTEKNMHLLKPVSAHASHKAPHKAISASTEDGLGAFNKSGVGGIKSIGKPLVPAIMVEFTNKKFLQTTTPEKMTRYCNEPGYNEEKLCVGSVKDFFESQSRGMFVPTFEIIGPIKVDHAYSYYGKNENVAQLLRDVVKKATEQGISFDKFKDPTSGKVELICLFYAGRGQATEDPNDPLYENYIWPQEQDIEENIEGTHFNSFFVGNELDHYGKLMGMGIFCHELGHALGLPDFYNTNPYVTLPRNPFGFWSIMDAGPYVNRANAPIGYTAYERSYLGWLKIKELTEPETVKLDPVSNKEGQLAAIVRSPNSRLEYFILENRTSDTWYPKEYKENRGGGYETFTFGDGLMLSHYAYDKYTWASNNVNTNAQKMRAYMIPADGEKLNYSAHRENLYGVNKMNIDKLTFYDKTSIENAVQDIKVHEDGTITFGYRQQPNSIENITDKTKESVGDGYYYDLQGRRVLNPTRGIYIHNGKKIVVK; from the coding sequence ATGAAAAAAATCTTATTCTCAATGCTTTTGTCGGTAACATTTACACTTCCGACACTTGCAATTCGTCCATTACAAAAGGTATGGACTGTTAAACAAAGCGACAGCACCAGCATCAAGATTCTTGTACATGGTGAAGGTGGTCGTACAGTGTTTTTCACATCACTCGATGGTAAAATCATCGTAAAAGGTGCTGACAACAATTTCTATCACGCAATTATACGCGATGGAGAACTTCACCCTTCAACTTACCTCGCGCACGAAGCGGGCGACCGTACAGCAGAAGAAAAGGCATTCTTGGCCGAAACCAGAACCGAGAAGAATATGCACTTGCTAAAGCCTGTATCTGCACACGCTTCACACAAGGCACCACACAAGGCTATCAGCGCTTCTACTGAAGACGGTTTAGGCGCATTCAACAAGTCGGGTGTGGGCGGTATCAAGAGTATCGGAAAACCTCTCGTGCCTGCCATCATGGTAGAGTTTACAAACAAGAAGTTTCTACAAACGACGACTCCAGAGAAGATGACACGCTATTGCAACGAACCTGGCTACAACGAAGAAAAACTCTGCGTGGGTTCTGTAAAAGACTTCTTCGAATCTCAGAGCCGTGGTATGTTTGTACCAACCTTCGAGATAATAGGCCCTATCAAGGTAGACCACGCCTATTCATACTATGGCAAAAACGAGAACGTTGCACAGTTGCTGAGAGACGTTGTGAAGAAAGCCACAGAACAAGGCATCAGTTTCGACAAGTTCAAAGACCCCACTTCAGGCAAGGTAGAGCTTATCTGCTTGTTCTATGCAGGTCGCGGACAGGCTACCGAAGACCCAAACGACCCTCTTTACGAGAACTATATCTGGCCACAAGAGCAGGACATTGAAGAAAATATAGAAGGCACACACTTCAATTCTTTCTTTGTTGGAAACGAGCTTGACCATTATGGAAAGCTCATGGGTATGGGTATCTTCTGCCACGAATTGGGGCATGCATTGGGCTTGCCAGACTTCTACAACACCAATCCATACGTTACGCTACCTCGCAACCCATTCGGTTTCTGGTCTATCATGGACGCTGGTCCTTACGTGAACCGTGCAAACGCACCAATCGGTTACACAGCTTACGAACGTTCTTACTTAGGCTGGTTGAAGATAAAAGAACTCACAGAACCAGAGACTGTCAAGCTCGACCCAGTGTCAAACAAGGAAGGACAGTTGGCAGCAATCGTACGTTCACCCAACAGTCGTTTGGAGTATTTCATTCTTGAAAACAGAACTTCAGACACTTGGTATCCAAAAGAATACAAAGAAAACAGAGGCGGTGGTTACGAAACATTCACCTTCGGCGATGGCTTGATGTTGAGCCACTATGCTTACGACAAATATACTTGGGCAAGCAACAACGTGAACACCAATGCACAGAAGATGCGTGCATATATGATTCCTGCCGATGGCGAAAAGCTTAACTATAGCGCACACAGAGAAAACCTCTATGGTGTGAACAAGATGAACATCGATAAGCTGACGTTCTACGACAAGACTTCGATTGAAAACGCTGTGCAAGACATCAAGGTTCACGAAGATGGAACCATTACTTTCGGTTACAGACAGCAGCCAAACAGCATTGAAAACATAACCGACAAGACAAAAGAGAGCGTGGGCGACGGCTACTACTACGACTTACAAGGACGCAGAGTGCTGAACCCAACACGCGGTATCTATATCCACAATGGCAAGAAAATCGTGGTGAAGTAA
- a CDS encoding PaaI family thioesterase, which produces MNVDKYSARLENEEGLSRTLGMRFISTPEPDTLMAKMAVDDRNKQTFGFLSGGATLALAENVAGVGSMALCDGKMALGINVSGNHVQAMPYGGTVTAYARILHQGHKLHVWHIDVKNDEGELISSVQVTNYIVHSQKKEE; this is translated from the coding sequence ATGAACGTAGACAAGTACAGTGCCCGTTTAGAGAACGAAGAGGGGTTGAGCCGCACCTTGGGTATGCGCTTCATATCAACTCCTGAGCCCGATACACTGATGGCAAAAATGGCTGTTGATGATAGAAACAAGCAGACATTCGGATTCCTTTCGGGTGGTGCCACGTTGGCATTGGCAGAGAATGTGGCAGGCGTAGGGTCTATGGCACTTTGCGACGGCAAAATGGCTTTGGGCATAAACGTAAGCGGAAACCACGTTCAGGCTATGCCCTATGGCGGTACGGTTACGGCTTATGCACGCATTCTGCACCAAGGGCATAAGTTGCACGTATGGCACATAGACGTAAAGAACGATGAAGGAGAACTCATTTCGTCGGTGCAGGTTACGAACTATATCGTTCATTCACAAAAGAAAGAGGAGTAA
- a CDS encoding isochorismate synthase, with the protein MRSFAIYRLPFAEECTMLVQHSAPSELSSLTELDGKEGFVIAPFSPSADCPILLLQPDEVRTMPVKEVQSLAKKEEEVNEKEADRTKYHRDFAAFHKELANNKFAKIVLSRCVQEQISHDLQPEEVFWQACKKYPRQFVALFSTPQSGIWLMATPEILLDGNGKEWRTMALAGTMPYNENGVEWSAKNKAEQQYVSLYIKRCLERCADEIKEEGAYTTQAADLVHLRTDFSFKLRPDAAIGQLLSDLHPTPAVCGMPKDETKAFILANESNKRLYYSGFAGPLNLQGNTHIYVSLRCMQMQTGVCNLYAGGGILKESTEESEWKETEAKLSTMRQLLR; encoded by the coding sequence ATGCGTTCGTTTGCTATTTACCGATTGCCTTTTGCCGAAGAATGTACAATGTTGGTGCAGCATTCCGCACCTTCAGAGTTGTCGTCGCTTACCGAATTAGACGGCAAGGAAGGCTTTGTAATTGCACCGTTCAGTCCGTCAGCCGATTGTCCCATACTACTTTTGCAGCCCGACGAAGTGCGTACGATGCCTGTAAAGGAGGTGCAGTCTTTAGCAAAAAAGGAAGAAGAAGTAAACGAAAAAGAAGCAGACAGAACCAAATATCACAGAGATTTTGCTGCCTTTCATAAAGAATTAGCAAACAACAAGTTTGCTAAAATAGTGCTCTCGCGTTGTGTGCAGGAGCAAATTTCCCACGATTTACAACCCGAAGAGGTGTTTTGGCAGGCTTGCAAGAAGTATCCACGCCAGTTTGTAGCCCTCTTTTCCACCCCACAATCGGGCATTTGGCTGATGGCAACGCCCGAAATACTGCTCGATGGCAATGGTAAGGAATGGCGGACTATGGCTTTGGCAGGCACAATGCCTTACAATGAGAACGGAGTAGAATGGTCGGCAAAGAACAAGGCAGAGCAACAGTACGTTTCTCTCTATATAAAAAGGTGCTTGGAACGCTGTGCCGATGAGATAAAGGAAGAAGGAGCATACACCACGCAGGCTGCCGATTTGGTGCATCTGCGCACCGACTTCAGTTTCAAGCTACGCCCCGATGCAGCCATAGGACAACTTCTGTCCGACCTTCACCCAACACCTGCGGTTTGCGGAATGCCCAAAGACGAAACAAAGGCATTCATTCTTGCCAACGAATCGAACAAAAGACTTTATTACAGTGGCTTTGCAGGACCGCTAAACCTACAAGGCAACACGCACATTTATGTATCGTTGCGCTGTATGCAGATGCAAACAGGGGTATGCAACCTGTATGCCGGTGGCGGGATACTGAAAGAAAGCACGGAAGAAAGCGAATGGAAAGAAACCGAAGCCAAGCTATCGACAATGCGACAACTACTTCGTTAA
- the menD gene encoding 2-succinyl-5-enolpyruvyl-6-hydroxy-3-cyclohexene-1-carboxylic-acid synthase has translation MFSNKENVNILTALLVQHGITQAVVCPGSRNSPLVHNLCECKEIKCYPVTDERSAAFFALGVAMSTHSPVVICVTSGSALLNVAPAVAEAYYQNLPLIVVSADRPQQWIGQSDGQTMPQANALAPFVRKSVHLIEPKTKEEHWYCDRLVNEALIECKRFAYAPVHINVPISEPLFDYNMATLPTERHISATSVCNDNAAVADIVTMVRQAQRPLLIIGQEAWADMAEVKAELVRLRQRIVVIQDKLSDVTDTAPQLVDAAIAIAEDTEALRPDLIIYIGGTLVSKLCKQFLRSCTPTDSILIDPRGDIRDTFTNLTAIVQCQSNAFIKALANGLEDFATSKFYHGWQKALNDATTSAQMYVPAYSQMLAVKRFHTLLQQNNDAKALVYGNSSAVRLGNFCSSDYIFVNRGVNGIEGTLSTAVGMAAANKNKRVFCVIGDLSFFYDQNALWNSNLGDNLSILLLNNSGGGIFRQLSGLEKSAHRAAIMGAGASVTAEGVCQTHNIGYLSATNSEELESSLTAFLNIRNTSVLLEVFTDSEEDAKAWSTFYKQLEKKQ, from the coding sequence ATGTTCAGTAACAAAGAAAACGTAAATATCCTGACGGCGTTGCTCGTTCAGCACGGCATAACGCAGGCTGTGGTGTGCCCTGGTTCGAGAAACTCGCCGCTTGTGCACAATCTTTGTGAATGCAAAGAGATAAAATGCTATCCTGTAACCGATGAGCGTTCGGCAGCATTCTTTGCTTTAGGCGTCGCTATGAGTACCCATTCGCCCGTTGTTATTTGCGTTACGTCGGGGTCGGCACTGCTGAATGTTGCGCCTGCCGTGGCAGAAGCGTATTACCAAAACCTACCTTTGATAGTTGTTTCAGCCGACCGCCCCCAGCAATGGATAGGGCAATCGGACGGACAAACCATGCCACAAGCCAACGCACTCGCTCCGTTTGTACGCAAGAGCGTCCACCTTATCGAACCCAAAACGAAGGAAGAACATTGGTATTGCGACCGTTTGGTAAACGAAGCTCTCATAGAATGCAAGCGATTTGCGTATGCCCCAGTGCATATCAACGTACCAATAAGCGAGCCGTTATTCGATTACAATATGGCAACCTTGCCCACAGAACGACATATTTCTGCAACATCTGTCTGCAACGACAATGCAGCCGTAGCCGATATTGTAACAATGGTGCGACAGGCGCAACGCCCTTTGCTCATCATCGGGCAGGAAGCGTGGGCTGATATGGCAGAAGTGAAGGCGGAATTAGTAAGGTTGCGCCAACGAATCGTGGTGATACAAGACAAGCTTTCCGATGTTACTGACACCGCACCGCAGCTTGTCGATGCGGCAATAGCTATTGCAGAAGACACGGAAGCATTGCGCCCAGACCTTATTATATATATAGGCGGCACGTTGGTGAGCAAGCTGTGCAAACAGTTCTTGCGGAGTTGCACCCCAACAGATTCTATTTTGATAGACCCACGTGGCGATATTCGCGACACATTCACCAACCTTACCGCCATAGTGCAGTGCCAGAGCAATGCTTTCATCAAGGCGTTGGCAAACGGTTTGGAAGATTTTGCCACTTCAAAATTCTATCACGGTTGGCAAAAGGCTTTAAACGATGCCACAACCAGTGCGCAAATGTACGTTCCAGCCTATTCGCAGATGTTGGCAGTGAAGCGTTTTCACACGCTGTTGCAACAGAACAACGATGCCAAAGCATTGGTTTACGGGAACAGTTCGGCAGTTCGCTTGGGCAATTTCTGCTCGTCCGACTATATATTCGTAAACCGTGGGGTAAACGGAATAGAAGGAACGCTCTCCACTGCAGTAGGTATGGCAGCGGCAAACAAAAACAAACGTGTGTTCTGCGTTATAGGCGACTTGAGCTTTTTCTACGACCAGAACGCCTTGTGGAACAGCAATTTGGGCGACAATCTATCCATATTGCTGCTCAACAACAGTGGTGGCGGCATCTTTCGGCAGCTGTCAGGATTGGAAAAATCGGCACACCGAGCTGCGATAATGGGTGCTGGTGCAAGCGTTACCGCCGAAGGTGTATGCCAGACACATAACATAGGCTACCTTTCGGCAACCAATTCGGAAGAGTTGGAAAGTAGTTTGACAGCGTTTCTCAACATCAGAAACACTTCCGTACTATTGGAAGTGTTCACCGATTCCGAAGAAGATGCCAAGGCGTGGAGCACATTTTACAAGCAATTAGAAAAGAAACAATAA
- the menB gene encoding 1,4-dihydroxy-2-naphthoyl-CoA synthase, which yields MANREWKTIEGFDFKEILFEEYNHIAKITINRPRYRNAFTPLTVWEISQAFSYCREALNIRVVLLTGAGDKAFCAGGDMNVKGRGGYVGGDGVPRLNVLDVQMQIRRLPKPVIAMVNGFAIGGGHVLHVMCDLSIASENAIFGQTGPKVGSFDAGFGASYLARIVGQKKAREIWFLCRQYSAAEAERMGLVNKVVPFEKLEDECVEWAETMMERSPLALRMIKAGLNAELDGQAGIQELAGDATMLYYTMDEAQEGGRAFLEKRKPDFDKYPQFP from the coding sequence ATGGCTAACAGAGAATGGAAAACCATCGAAGGTTTCGACTTTAAGGAAATCCTTTTTGAGGAATACAACCACATAGCAAAGATAACAATCAATCGCCCACGCTATCGAAATGCGTTCACACCGCTAACGGTTTGGGAGATTTCGCAGGCGTTTTCGTACTGTCGTGAGGCTTTAAACATTCGTGTAGTGCTACTTACAGGTGCGGGCGACAAGGCCTTTTGCGCAGGTGGCGATATGAATGTGAAGGGTCGTGGCGGCTATGTCGGTGGCGACGGAGTACCCCGTCTGAATGTGTTAGATGTACAAATGCAAATCCGCCGCTTACCCAAGCCAGTCATTGCTATGGTAAACGGCTTCGCAATCGGTGGCGGACACGTGCTCCACGTTATGTGCGACCTAAGCATTGCATCAGAAAATGCAATCTTTGGGCAGACTGGACCAAAGGTAGGTTCGTTCGATGCAGGCTTCGGAGCATCGTATCTTGCACGCATAGTAGGACAGAAGAAGGCACGCGAAATATGGTTCTTGTGCCGTCAATACTCTGCGGCTGAGGCTGAACGTATGGGTTTGGTAAACAAGGTGGTACCTTTCGAAAAGCTCGAAGATGAGTGCGTGGAGTGGGCAGAAACCATGATGGAGCGTTCGCCGTTGGCTTTGCGTATGATAAAAGCAGGACTGAATGCCGAGTTAGACGGTCAGGCGGGCATTCAGGAACTTGCTGGCGATGCCACAATGCTTTATTATACAATGGACGAAGCGCAAGAAGGAGGACGTGCTTTCTTGGAAAAACGCAAGCCAGACTTCGACAAATACCCTCAATTTCCATAA